The following coding sequences lie in one Mesorhizobium sp. NZP2298 genomic window:
- a CDS encoding ArsR/SmtB family transcription factor: protein MSGTMLPSGGDCGAASPAFFRTSLTTKPIAEILPPCAMVSKSMASYVKQRLAEIRADTTAHRAPAGQTHLRNQAKVAARWLACLGNSKRLLTVIQLMDGEKSVGDLALEMDLSNSAMCQHLGILLEQGILEYRAEGIWRYYSCKSEEAAAVIRMLDDLVQNDSLPDLLLVTTQRP, encoded by the coding sequence ATGAGCGGAACCATGCTTCCCAGCGGGGGAGACTGCGGCGCTGCTAGTCCTGCCTTTTTTAGAACCAGCTTGACAACCAAACCGATCGCCGAGATTTTGCCGCCCTGCGCAATGGTGAGCAAAAGCATGGCTTCGTACGTCAAACAGCGATTGGCGGAAATTCGCGCCGATACGACTGCGCACCGGGCGCCGGCTGGGCAAACTCACCTTCGAAATCAGGCAAAGGTCGCAGCTCGCTGGCTCGCCTGCTTGGGCAACAGCAAACGCCTGTTGACCGTCATACAGTTGATGGACGGTGAGAAAAGCGTGGGCGACCTCGCCCTGGAAATGGACCTCAGCAATTCCGCCATGTGCCAGCATCTCGGCATTCTGCTCGAGCAAGGCATTCTCGAATACCGTGCCGAAGGCATTTGGCGCTACTATTCATGCAAGTCGGAGGAGGCCGCGGCTGTAATCCGGATGCTTGATGATCTGGTCCAAAACGACAGCCTTCCCGATCTATTGCTTGTCACCACACAGCGACCGTAA